The following are encoded in a window of Thiohalobacter sp. IOR34 genomic DNA:
- the mraY gene encoding phospho-N-acetylmuramoyl-pentapeptide-transferase — MLLWLAEYLTQYHSGFNVFQYLTLRAILGVLTALLISFLVGPAMIRRLSRYQIGQQVRDDGPESHLTKAGTPTMGGALILVAIALSTLLWADLGNRYVWVVLLTTLAFGIIGWVDDYKKLVLKNSKGLAARWKYFWQSAVALGVAVYLYLSAQSPAELQLIVPFFKNIAIDLGWGYVLLTYFVIVGSSNAVNLTDGLDGLAILPTVMVAGALAVFAYASGNVRFAEYLSIPYIRNVGEVVVFAGAIVGAGLGFLWFNAYPAQVFMGDVGALALGAALGIIAVLVRQELVYFVMGGVFVMETVSVILQVASFKLTGRRIFRMAPLHHHFELKGWPEPRVIVRFWIITVILVLVGLATLKIR; from the coding sequence ATGCTGCTCTGGCTCGCCGAGTATCTCACCCAGTATCACAGCGGCTTCAACGTCTTCCAGTACCTGACGCTGCGCGCCATCCTCGGCGTGCTGACCGCGCTGCTGATCTCCTTCCTGGTGGGGCCGGCGATGATCCGCCGCCTGAGCCGCTACCAGATCGGCCAGCAGGTGCGTGACGACGGCCCCGAGTCGCATCTGACCAAGGCCGGCACACCGACCATGGGCGGGGCGCTGATCCTGGTGGCCATCGCCCTCTCGACCCTGCTCTGGGCCGATCTCGGCAACCGCTACGTCTGGGTGGTGCTGCTCACCACCCTGGCCTTCGGCATCATCGGCTGGGTCGACGACTACAAGAAGCTGGTGCTGAAGAACAGCAAGGGACTGGCCGCGCGCTGGAAGTATTTCTGGCAGTCGGCGGTGGCCCTCGGTGTCGCCGTCTACCTCTATCTCAGCGCCCAGTCGCCGGCCGAGCTGCAGCTGATCGTGCCCTTCTTCAAGAACATCGCCATCGACCTCGGCTGGGGCTATGTGCTGCTGACCTATTTCGTCATCGTCGGTTCCAGCAATGCGGTCAACCTGACCGACGGCCTGGATGGCCTGGCCATCCTGCCGACGGTGATGGTGGCCGGGGCGCTGGCGGTGTTCGCCTATGCCTCGGGCAACGTCAGGTTTGCCGAGTACCTGTCCATTCCCTACATCCGCAATGTCGGCGAGGTGGTGGTCTTCGCCGGCGCCATCGTCGGCGCCGGGCTGGGTTTCCTCTGGTTCAACGCCTATCCGGCGCAGGTATTCATGGGCGACGTCGGTGCCCTGGCGCTGGGCGCGGCGCTGGGCATCATCGCCGTGCTGGTCCGTCAGGAGCTGGTCTATTTCGTGATGGGCGGGGTGTTCGTGATGGAGACCGTGTCGGTCATCCTGCAGGTGGCCTCGTTCAAGCTCACCGGGCGGCGCATCTTCCGCATGGCGCCGCTGCATCATCACTTCGAGCTGAAGGGCTGGCCCGAACCCAGGGTCATTGTGCGCTTCTGGATCATCACCGTGATCCTGGTGCTGGTCGGCCTGGCGACCTTGAAGATTCGCTGA
- the mraZ gene encoding division/cell wall cluster transcriptional repressor MraZ, which translates to MFRGVNTVNLDSKGRMALPTRYRGVLAECCDSHLVVTVHEDGCLMLYPLPEWEEVEHKLIRLPNQNRQARRLQRMLLGHATELDMDGHGRILLPQRLRDFAKLEKRVVLSGLGKKFEIWNEEAWDRSCEEWRSEEQPEGEIPEALDALTL; encoded by the coding sequence TTGTTCCGAGGGGTCAACACCGTCAACCTGGACAGCAAGGGCCGCATGGCCCTGCCGACCCGCTATCGCGGCGTGCTGGCCGAGTGCTGCGACAGTCACCTGGTCGTGACCGTCCATGAAGACGGCTGTCTGATGCTCTACCCCTTGCCGGAGTGGGAGGAGGTCGAGCACAAGCTGATCCGCCTTCCCAACCAGAACCGACAGGCGCGCCGTCTGCAGCGCATGCTGCTCGGGCATGCCACTGAACTCGACATGGACGGTCATGGCCGCATCCTCCTGCCGCAGCGGCTGCGCGACTTCGCCAAGCTGGAGAAGCGCGTCGTCCTGAGCGGTCTGGGCAAGAAGTTCGAGATCTGGAACGAGGAGGCCTGGGACCGGAGCTGTGAGGAATGGCGTTCGGAGGAGCAGCCGGAGGGCGAGATCCCCGAGGCGCTGGATGCGCTGACCCTCTAG
- a CDS encoding UDP-N-acetylmuramoyl-L-alanyl-D-glutamate--2,6-diaminopimelate ligase codes for MMTAPRLEPGMRLGELLQGLAEVPPAVDLEIRGLALDSRRLAPGDLFLALSGTRQHGLEFAAEAQVAGAAAVAWEPDADLDAGAPVLRELGLPAVAVPELGARLGEIASRFHGRPSEALFLVGVTGTDGKTSCSHFIAQALHQVGAPCGLIGTLGYGLYGALEPGAHTTPDAVTLQAELAAIRDRGATAAVMEVSSHALAQARTGAVAFDVAVLTHLGRDHLDYHGSLEAYAAAKRRLFESPGLGAAVLNADDALGRELLAGLPGDAEPVAYGLGPLARQGGGRWLQAEALRATGMGLEIEIRSSWGEGTLASRLLGRFNASNLLAALGVLLLRGLDFDTALERLAQVRTVPGRMEAFGGGEQPLVVVDYAHTPRALEAVLGALREHCRGRLWCVFGAGGDRDRGKRPLMGAIAERCADRVLLTDDNPRREDPEQILAEILAGMRAPQAVQVERRRGLAIARALEAAGPGDVVLVAGKGHEDFQLVGDARIPFSDRAEVRRLLQERGS; via the coding sequence ATGATGACCGCGCCGCGCCTGGAACCGGGCATGCGTCTCGGCGAGCTGCTACAGGGGCTCGCCGAGGTGCCGCCGGCCGTCGATCTGGAGATCCGCGGCCTGGCCCTGGACAGCCGTCGCCTGGCGCCGGGTGATCTGTTTCTGGCTCTCTCCGGGACCCGGCAGCATGGCCTGGAGTTCGCTGCCGAGGCCCAGGTGGCGGGGGCCGCCGCGGTGGCCTGGGAGCCGGACGCCGATCTGGATGCCGGGGCCCCGGTGCTGCGCGAGCTGGGGCTGCCGGCCGTCGCCGTGCCCGAGCTCGGAGCCAGGCTGGGCGAGATCGCGTCGCGTTTTCATGGCCGGCCCTCCGAGGCCCTGTTCCTGGTCGGGGTCACCGGCACCGACGGCAAGACCTCCTGCAGCCATTTCATCGCCCAGGCCCTGCACCAGGTCGGGGCGCCCTGTGGCCTGATCGGTACCCTGGGCTACGGCCTGTACGGCGCCCTCGAGCCCGGCGCCCATACCACGCCCGATGCCGTCACCCTGCAGGCCGAGCTGGCCGCCATCCGTGACCGGGGCGCCACGGCCGCGGTGATGGAGGTGTCCTCCCATGCCCTGGCCCAGGCACGCACCGGCGCGGTGGCCTTCGACGTCGCGGTGCTTACCCATCTGGGGCGTGACCACCTCGACTACCATGGCAGCCTGGAGGCCTATGCCGCTGCCAAGCGGCGCCTGTTCGAGAGCCCGGGACTGGGCGCCGCGGTTCTGAATGCCGACGATGCCCTGGGGCGCGAACTGCTGGCCGGGCTGCCCGGCGACGCCGAGCCGGTGGCCTACGGTCTCGGCCCCCTGGCCCGCCAGGGGGGCGGCCGCTGGTTGCAGGCCGAGGCGCTGCGTGCCACCGGGATGGGCCTGGAGATAGAGATCCGCAGCAGCTGGGGCGAGGGGACGCTCGCCAGCCGTCTGCTCGGCCGTTTCAATGCCAGCAACCTGCTGGCCGCGCTCGGCGTGCTGCTGCTGCGCGGGCTCGATTTCGACACCGCCCTGGAACGGCTGGCGCAGGTGCGCACCGTTCCCGGCCGCATGGAGGCCTTCGGTGGTGGTGAACAGCCGCTGGTGGTGGTCGACTATGCCCATACACCGCGTGCCCTGGAGGCCGTGCTGGGTGCCCTGCGCGAGCATTGCCGTGGCCGGCTCTGGTGCGTGTTCGGTGCCGGCGGCGATCGCGATCGCGGCAAGCGCCCGCTGATGGGCGCCATCGCCGAGCGCTGTGCCGACCGGGTGCTGCTCACCGACGACAACCCCCGCCGCGAGGATCCCGAGCAGATCCTGGCCGAGATCCTCGCCGGCATGCGTGCGCCGCAGGCGGTGCAGGTCGAGCGCCGGCGCGGCCTGGCCATCGCCCGCGCCCTGGAGGCGGCCGGGCCTGGTGACGTGGTGCTGGTGGCCGGCAAGGGTCACGAGGATTTTCAGCTGGTGGGCGATGCGCGCATCCCCTTCAGCGACCGGGCCGAGGTCCGGCGTCTGCTGCAGGAGCGCGGGTCATGA
- the rsmH gene encoding 16S rRNA (cytosine(1402)-N(4))-methyltransferase RsmH, producing MTAAAAHRPVLLQEALDALAVRPGGLYLDGTFGRGGHAAAILERLGPEGRLYAMDKDPDAVQAARERFGHDARFHIERGSFAMLGQLADRFGIRGRVDGILFDLGVSSPQLDDARRGFSFLRDGPLDMRMDPQAGESAAEWLNRASEAEIAEVLWRYGEERFSRRIARAIVAARRERPIESTARLAEIVAGAVPGRERHKHPATRSFQAIRIHVNRELADLEAGLAAAVDVLAPGGRLAVISFHSLEDRLVKRFLRREAQGPELPRDLPVTGERAAGRLRLIGKAIRPGKAELEANPRARSAVLRVAERRA from the coding sequence ATGACCGCAGCGGCTGCGCATCGTCCGGTACTTCTGCAGGAGGCGCTGGACGCCCTGGCCGTGCGGCCCGGGGGGCTGTACCTCGACGGCACCTTCGGTCGTGGCGGACATGCCGCGGCGATCCTCGAACGGCTCGGCCCAGAGGGCCGGCTGTATGCGATGGACAAGGATCCTGACGCGGTGCAGGCGGCGCGGGAGCGCTTCGGGCACGATGCCCGATTCCATATCGAGCGAGGCAGTTTTGCCATGTTGGGACAGCTGGCGGACAGGTTCGGTATCCGGGGCAGGGTCGACGGCATCCTCTTCGACCTCGGCGTCTCCTCGCCGCAGCTGGACGATGCCCGTCGGGGGTTCAGCTTCCTGCGCGATGGCCCCCTCGACATGCGCATGGATCCGCAGGCCGGCGAGAGCGCGGCCGAGTGGCTGAACCGCGCCAGCGAGGCCGAGATCGCCGAGGTGCTGTGGCGCTACGGCGAGGAGCGCTTCAGCCGGCGCATCGCCCGGGCCATCGTCGCCGCGCGCCGCGAGCGGCCCATCGAGAGCACCGCGCGGCTGGCGGAGATCGTGGCTGGCGCGGTGCCTGGGCGCGAGCGCCACAAGCATCCGGCGACGCGCAGCTTCCAGGCGATCCGCATCCACGTCAACCGCGAGCTGGCCGATCTCGAGGCCGGTCTGGCGGCGGCGGTCGATGTGCTGGCGCCCGGTGGGCGGCTGGCGGTGATCAGCTTCCACTCGCTGGAGGATCGGCTGGTGAAACGTTTCCTGCGCCGTGAGGCGCAGGGCCCGGAGCTGCCGCGTGATCTGCCGGTGACCGGCGAACGGGCTGCTGGCCGGCTGCGGCTGATCGGCAAGGCGATCCGCCCCGGCAAGGCGGAGCTGGAGGCCAACCCGCGGGCGCGCAGCGCGGTGCTGCGGGTGGCGGAGCGCCGGGCGTGA
- the ftsL gene encoding cell division protein FtsL, translated as MVIGSAIGVVYAKHRSRTLFVELQGLQAERDALNIEWGQLQLEQSTWATHGRIEDLARSRLGMVIPAPEQVVIVRP; from the coding sequence ATGGTGATCGGCTCGGCGATCGGCGTGGTCTATGCCAAGCACCGCAGTCGCACGCTGTTCGTCGAGCTGCAGGGGCTGCAGGCGGAGCGCGATGCATTGAATATCGAATGGGGGCAGTTGCAGTTGGAGCAGAGTACCTGGGCGACCCACGGGCGGATCGAGGATCTGGCCCGTAGCCGCCTGGGAATGGTGATTCCGGCCCCCGAACAGGTGGTGATCGTCCGACCATGA
- a CDS encoding penicillin-binding transpeptidase domain-containing protein: protein MTQNEQSPDFPRRRWLLLGAFALAFGVLAWRALDLQIIHQGFLQDQGDARHLRVVSLPAHRGMILDRNGEPLAVSTPVDSVWANPQLLVPARDYLPPLARLLGLDVDRLQRLLAARADREFVYLRRHVTPTVAAQVRALDAPGVSLQREYHRYYPDGEVNAHLLGFTDIDDAGQEGLELAYDDWLRGTPGAKRVLRDGRQHVIEDVERLRAPRPGKDLRLSIDRRIQYLAYRELKAAVRRHRARSGSVVVLDVRSGEVLAMVNQPSFNPNNRRHLKPAQIRNRALTDVFEPGSTMKPFTIAVALASGRYRPDTPVDTRPGLFQVGVNTVRDVHNYGRLDVTGVIRKSSNVGAAKIALSLPRERLWQLYSDLGFGQLTASGFPGEASGLLAHHRRWHDIEQATMAFGYGLSVTPLQLAKAYAVLAADGWQRPVSLLRVEQAPAGRRLLPASVARQVRAMLEEAVGPEGTGQAARVQGYRVAGKTGTVHKATAGGYAEHRYYAVFAGLAPASRPRLVTVVMINEPSNGDYYGGKVAAPVFSRVMAGALRLLNVPPDDLGDADALRQAALREGGPA, encoded by the coding sequence ATGACGCAGAACGAACAGAGCCCGGATTTCCCGCGTCGCCGCTGGCTGCTGCTGGGCGCCTTTGCGCTGGCCTTCGGGGTTCTCGCCTGGCGCGCCCTGGACCTGCAGATCATCCACCAGGGCTTTCTCCAGGATCAGGGCGATGCCCGGCACCTGCGGGTGGTCAGCCTGCCGGCCCACCGTGGCATGATCCTCGACCGCAACGGCGAGCCGCTGGCGGTCAGCACCCCGGTGGACAGCGTCTGGGCCAATCCCCAGCTGCTGGTGCCAGCACGCGACTACCTGCCGCCCCTGGCGCGGCTGCTGGGACTGGACGTCGACCGTCTGCAGCGCCTGCTGGCGGCGCGGGCCGACCGGGAATTCGTCTACCTGCGGCGCCATGTGACACCGACCGTCGCCGCCCAGGTGCGTGCCCTCGATGCACCGGGGGTCTCACTGCAGCGCGAGTATCACCGCTACTATCCGGACGGTGAGGTCAATGCCCATCTGCTCGGCTTCACCGACATCGACGATGCCGGCCAGGAGGGGCTGGAGCTGGCCTATGACGACTGGCTGCGCGGCACGCCGGGCGCCAAGCGGGTGCTGCGCGACGGCCGCCAGCACGTGATCGAGGACGTGGAACGGCTGCGGGCGCCGCGTCCCGGCAAGGACCTGCGGCTGTCCATCGACCGGCGCATCCAGTACCTGGCCTACCGCGAGCTGAAGGCGGCGGTACGCCGGCACCGGGCCCGCTCGGGGTCGGTGGTGGTGTTGGACGTGCGCAGCGGCGAGGTGCTGGCGATGGTCAACCAGCCGTCCTTCAACCCCAACAACCGGCGCCACCTGAAGCCGGCGCAAATCCGCAACCGTGCCCTGACCGACGTCTTCGAGCCGGGCTCGACCATGAAGCCCTTCACCATTGCCGTGGCCCTGGCCAGCGGGCGCTACCGGCCGGACACCCCGGTCGATACCCGTCCCGGGCTGTTCCAGGTCGGGGTCAACACGGTGCGCGACGTGCACAACTATGGCCGGCTCGACGTCACCGGCGTGATCCGCAAGTCGAGCAACGTCGGTGCCGCCAAGATCGCCCTGTCCCTGCCCCGGGAACGGCTCTGGCAGCTGTACAGCGATCTCGGCTTCGGCCAGCTCACCGCCAGCGGTTTCCCCGGCGAGGCCAGCGGCCTGCTGGCCCACCACCGACGCTGGCATGACATCGAGCAGGCCACCATGGCCTTCGGCTACGGGCTGTCGGTGACCCCGCTGCAGCTCGCCAAGGCCTATGCGGTGCTGGCCGCCGACGGATGGCAGCGGCCGGTCTCGCTGCTGCGGGTCGAGCAGGCACCGGCCGGCCGGCGTCTGCTGCCCGCCAGTGTCGCCCGCCAGGTGCGGGCCATGCTGGAGGAGGCCGTGGGGCCCGAGGGCACCGGTCAGGCGGCCCGGGTGCAGGGTTACCGGGTGGCCGGCAAGACCGGCACGGTGCACAAGGCCACCGCCGGTGGCTATGCCGAACACCGCTATTACGCGGTGTTCGCCGGTCTGGCACCGGCCAGCCGGCCGCGGCTGGTCACGGTGGTGATGATCAACGAGCCCTCCAATGGCGACTACTACGGCGGCAAGGTCGCCGCGCCCGTCTTCTCCCGGGTCATGGCGGGTGCGCTGCGGTTGCTGAACGTGCCACCCGACGACCTGGGGGATGCGGATGCGCTGCGCCAGGCGGCGCTGCGCGAAGGGGGCCCGGCATGA
- a CDS encoding MFS transporter — MTAQAAHSAMTAGERRAAVSLAGIFSMRMLGLFMILPVFTLHSDELRGATPALMGFAIGAYGMTQALLQIPFGLLSDRLGRKPVIAVGLLLFAAGSVLAAVSDDIYTMIAARALQGSGAIAAAIMALAADLTREEHRTKAMAIIGMSIGLSFSVALVAGPVFDHWLGLSGIFWLTALMALAGIGILYLLVPQPVISRVHRDAEPVPAQFMSVLRDTQLLRLDYGILSLHMILTASFVALPLVLRDRLGLPIAHHWWIYLPVLLLAVAAMVPFVIQAEKRRRMKQVFVGAVLTLVLAELGLAEWGDSLAGVAISLFVFYVGFNVLEATLPSLISKMAPPDSKGTAMGFYSSSQFLGAFLGGTLGGVLLGHFGEVGVFLFCALVALLWALVASSMKQPRYLMSRLVAVGEVDAESARRLAQRFTTVRGVAEAVVIAEEGVAYLKVDGHALDEAALEKVAENPV; from the coding sequence ATGACTGCCCAGGCCGCTCACTCCGCGATGACCGCCGGCGAGCGCCGCGCGGCCGTTTCCCTGGCCGGCATCTTCTCCATGCGCATGCTGGGGTTGTTCATGATTCTGCCGGTGTTCACCCTGCACAGCGACGAGCTGCGCGGCGCCACCCCGGCGCTGATGGGCTTCGCGATCGGCGCCTATGGCATGACCCAGGCCCTGCTGCAGATCCCCTTCGGTCTGCTCTCCGACCGCCTGGGACGCAAGCCGGTGATCGCCGTCGGCCTGCTGCTGTTCGCCGCCGGCAGCGTGCTGGCCGCCGTCTCCGACGACATCTACACCATGATCGCCGCACGGGCCCTGCAGGGCTCCGGGGCCATCGCGGCGGCCATCATGGCCCTGGCCGCCGACCTGACCCGTGAGGAGCATCGCACCAAGGCGATGGCCATCATCGGCATGAGCATCGGCCTGTCGTTCTCGGTGGCCCTGGTGGCGGGCCCGGTGTTCGACCACTGGCTCGGCCTGTCCGGCATCTTCTGGCTGACCGCGCTGATGGCCCTGGCCGGTATCGGCATCCTCTACCTGCTGGTGCCGCAGCCGGTGATCAGCCGCGTGCACCGCGATGCCGAACCGGTGCCGGCACAGTTCATGAGCGTGCTGCGCGACACCCAGCTGCTGCGGCTCGATTACGGCATCCTCAGCCTGCACATGATCCTCACCGCCAGCTTCGTCGCCCTGCCGCTGGTGCTGCGCGACCGGCTCGGCCTGCCCATCGCCCATCACTGGTGGATCTACCTGCCGGTGCTGCTGCTGGCGGTGGCGGCCATGGTGCCCTTCGTCATCCAGGCGGAGAAGCGGCGGCGCATGAAGCAGGTCTTCGTTGGCGCGGTGCTGACCCTGGTGCTGGCCGAGCTGGGCCTGGCCGAGTGGGGCGACAGCCTGGCCGGGGTGGCGATCTCGCTGTTCGTCTTCTATGTCGGCTTCAACGTCCTGGAGGCGACCCTGCCCTCGCTGATCTCCAAGATGGCCCCGCCGGACAGCAAGGGCACGGCGATGGGCTTCTACTCCAGCTCGCAGTTTCTCGGCGCCTTCCTTGGCGGCACCCTCGGCGGCGTGCTGCTCGGCCACTTCGGCGAGGTGGGGGTGTTCCTGTTCTGCGCCCTGGTGGCCTTGCTCTGGGCGCTGGTGGCCAGCTCCATGAAGCAGCCGCGCTATCTGATGAGCCGGCTGGTTGCGGTCGGCGAGGTCGATGCCGAATCGGCGCGCCGTCTGGCGCAGCGTTTCACCACCGTGCGTGGCGTGGCCGAGGCCGTGGTGATCGCCGAGGAGGGGGTTGCCTACCTCAAGGTCGACGGCCATGCCCTGGACGAGGCCGCCCTGGAGAAGGTGGCGGAAAATCCGGTTTGA
- the murF gene encoding UDP-N-acetylmuramoyl-tripeptide--D-alanyl-D-alanine ligase: protein MMSMQLSEAAGLLGADLVGADVRFAGVSTDSRSLEPGNLFVALVGERFDGHAYLQQAAERGAAAAAVSRELNPVLPLLRVADTRRALGELAGHWRRRFDLPLVAVTGSNGKTTVKEMTAAILGVGRRVLATRGNLNNDIGVPLTLFRLDGRHQAAVIEMGANHPGEIALLTGIAAPSVALITNAAPAHLAGFGDLAGVAEAKGEIFAGLGPHGVAVINADDRFAPRWRALAAGHEILDFGLEAPAAVSADWRPVEAGSELRLRTPQGRVELRLPLPGRHNVMNALAATAAALAAGAGLDEVQQGLSGLRAVAGRLRFLAGRQGARLIDDSYNANPASLGAALEVLRAQPGEHWLVLGEMGELGGDARALHAEAGRQARASGVSRLFGLGPLAAEAVRAFGAGARMYDALDALLEDLGAALDPDKTVLVKGSRSMRMERVVEALAAEGGSD from the coding sequence ATGATGTCCATGCAGCTCTCCGAGGCCGCCGGGCTGCTCGGTGCCGACCTCGTCGGGGCCGATGTGCGTTTCGCCGGGGTCAGCACCGACAGCCGGAGCCTGGAACCCGGCAACCTGTTCGTGGCCCTGGTCGGCGAGCGCTTCGATGGTCATGCCTATCTGCAGCAGGCCGCCGAGCGAGGGGCCGCGGCGGCGGCCGTCTCACGCGAGCTGAACCCCGTGCTGCCGCTGCTGCGGGTGGCGGATACCCGCCGCGCGCTGGGCGAACTGGCCGGACACTGGCGGCGGCGCTTCGATCTGCCGCTGGTGGCCGTCACCGGCAGCAACGGCAAGACCACGGTCAAGGAGATGACTGCGGCCATCCTTGGCGTCGGGCGGCGGGTGCTGGCCACGCGGGGCAATCTGAACAATGACATCGGCGTGCCCCTGACCCTGTTTCGGCTGGATGGGCGGCATCAGGCGGCGGTGATCGAGATGGGCGCCAACCATCCGGGCGAGATCGCCCTCCTGACCGGGATCGCCGCGCCCAGCGTGGCGCTGATCACCAACGCCGCGCCGGCACACCTGGCCGGCTTCGGCGATCTGGCCGGGGTGGCCGAGGCCAAGGGGGAGATCTTCGCCGGTCTGGGACCGCACGGCGTGGCGGTGATCAATGCCGACGATCGCTTCGCTCCGCGCTGGCGGGCGCTGGCCGCCGGCCACGAGATCCTCGACTTCGGCCTGGAGGCGCCGGCCGCGGTCAGCGCCGACTGGCGGCCTGTGGAGGCCGGCAGCGAGCTGCGCCTGCGCACGCCGCAGGGTCGGGTCGAGCTGCGGCTGCCGCTGCCGGGGCGGCACAACGTGATGAATGCCCTGGCCGCCACCGCGGCGGCCCTGGCCGCCGGGGCCGGGCTCGATGAGGTGCAGCAGGGTCTGTCCGGCTTGCGAGCGGTCGCTGGCCGGCTGCGCTTCCTGGCCGGTCGCCAGGGCGCGCGGCTGATCGACGACAGCTACAACGCCAATCCCGCCTCGCTGGGCGCGGCGCTGGAGGTGCTGCGGGCCCAGCCGGGCGAGCACTGGCTGGTGCTGGGCGAGATGGGCGAACTGGGCGGCGATGCCCGCGCCCTGCACGCCGAGGCCGGCCGCCAGGCGCGGGCCAGCGGGGTCAGCCGGCTGTTCGGGCTGGGTCCCCTGGCTGCGGAGGCGGTACGGGCCTTTGGTGCCGGTGCCCGGATGTACGATGCACTCGATGCCCTGCTGGAGGATCTGGGCGCGGCGCTGGACCCCGACAAGACGGTGCTGGTCAAGGGGTCGCGCAGCATGCGCATGGAACGGGTGGTCGAGGCGCTGGCCGCCGAGGGGGGGAGTGACTGA
- the ssb gene encoding single-stranded DNA-binding protein: MARGINKVILVGNLGKDPEVRYMPSGGAVANVTIATSEQWKDKQTGEQRERTEWHNVVFYQRLAEIVGEYLKKGSQVYVEGSLRTRKWQDKNGNDRYTTEIIASEMQMLGGRGGGGGGYGQSAPATAPAAKPAAAESGGGLDSDFDDDIPF, from the coding sequence ATGGCGCGAGGCATCAACAAGGTCATTCTGGTTGGCAATCTGGGCAAGGACCCGGAGGTACGCTACATGCCGAGTGGCGGTGCCGTGGCCAACGTCACCATCGCCACCAGCGAGCAATGGAAGGACAAGCAGACCGGTGAGCAAAGGGAGCGCACCGAGTGGCACAACGTGGTCTTCTATCAGCGCCTGGCCGAGATCGTCGGCGAGTACCTGAAGAAAGGCTCCCAGGTCTATGTCGAGGGCAGCCTGCGCACCCGCAAGTGGCAGGACAAGAACGGCAACGACCGCTACACCACCGAGATCATCGCCAGCGAGATGCAGATGCTCGGCGGTCGCGGTGGGGGCGGCGGCGGTTACGGCCAGTCGGCGCCGGCCACGGCGCCTGCCGCCAAACCGGCCGCGGCCGAGAGCGGCGGTGGTCTGGACAGCGACTTCGACGACGACATCCCCTTCTGA